DNA sequence from the Pseudomonas fluorescens Q2-87 genome:
GGACGGCCACACGTATCCGGTCGACGACCAGATGCTCAACTACACCTTGTACCAACCGGTGGGAGTCTGTGCGCTGGTATCGCCCTGGAATGTGCCGTTCATGACCGCGACCTGGAAGACCGCGCCATGCCTGGCACTGGGTAACACCGCCGTGCTGAAAATGTCCGAGCTGTCGCCCCTGACGGCCAATGAACTTGGCCGCCTGGCCGTCGAAGCCGGCATTCCCAACGGCGTGTTGAACGTGATCCAGGGTTACGGCGCTACGGCCGGCGATGCGCTGGTTCGCCACCCGGATGTGCGGGCGATTTCCTTCACTGGAGGCACCGCCACCGGCAAGAAAATCATGCAGACCGCCGGGCTGAAAAAGTACTCGATGGAACTGGGCGGCAAGTCGCCGGTATTGATTTTCGAAGACGCCGACCTGGAGCGCGCCCTCGACGCGGCGCTGTTCACCATCTTCTCCCTCAACGGTGAGCGCTGCACCGCCGGCAGCCGGATCTTCATCCAGGAAAGCGTCTACGCACAATTCGTCGCCGAGTTCGCCGCGCGCGCCAAGCGGCTGATCGTGGGTGACCCGCAGGACCCGAAAACCCAAGTCGGCTCGATGATCACTCAGGCCCACTACGACAAGGTTACGGGCTACATCCGGATCGGCATCGAAGAAGGCGCCACCCTCCTCGCCGGCGGCCTGGAGCGCCCGGCCAACCTGCCGGCGCACCTGAGTCGCGGCCAGTTCATCCAGCCGACGGTATTCGCCGATGTGAACAACAACATGCGTATCGCCCAGGAAGAAATCTTCGGCCCAGTGGTGTGCTTGATCCCGTTCAAGGACGAAGCCGAAGCCCTGAAGCTGGCCAACGACACCGAATATGGCCTGGCCTCGTACATCTGGACCCAGGACATCGGCAAGGCCCATCGCCTGGCCCATGGCATCGAGGCCGGCATGGTGTTCATCAACAGCCAGAACGTGCGCGACCTGCGCCAACCTTTCGGCGGCGTGAAGGGTTCCGGAACCGGCCGCGAAGGGGGACAGTACAGCTTCGAGGTATTTGCCGAGATCAAGAACGTGTGCATTTCCATGGGCAGCCATCACATCCCTCGTTGGGGGGGTTAACCCAGGCCCAGTGATGAACCCTTTGATGAGTGGTGACCTGTGGCGAGGGAGCTTGCTCCCGCTGGGCTGCGAAGCGGCCCCGTTTTTGCGATTGCTGCGCAATCGAGCGGGAGCAAGCTCCCTCGCCACGGGTTCATCCGTTCACAAGGATTCACCGATTATCCAAGACTCAACAAGAACAATTTCTAAGGAGAATCACCATGGGCGAAGTCGTCCTGGCTGCGAAAATCTGCCACGTTCCCTCGATGTATTTGTCGGAGCTGCCGGGCAAGCACCACGGCTGCCGCGCCGCGGCGATTGCCGGACACAAGGAAATCGGGCGTCGCGCCCGTGAACTCGGGGCCGATACCGCCGTGGTGTTCGATGTGCACTGGTTGGTCAACAGCGCGTATCACATCAACAGCGGTGAGCACTTCAAGGGCATCTACACCAGTAACGAGCTGCCGCACTTCATCAAGAACATGGAGTACGAATACTCAGGCGCCCCGGAGCTGGGCGAGTTGATCGCCGCCGAGGCCAATGCCGCCGATGTCCGCACCCTGGCCCACAACATCCCGAGCCTGGAGCTGGAATACGGCACGCTGGTGCCGATGCGCTACATGCACATGGACGTACCGCAAGAACAAAAACTCAACGTCGTGTCGATTGCGGCCTGGTGCGCCTGGCATCGCTTGCAAGACAGTTTCACCTTCGGCGCCGCCGTGCGCCGGGCCATCGAGAAAAGCGATCGCAAGGTGCTGGTGCTGGCGTCGGGCTCGCTTTCCCACCGTTTTTCCGATGATCGCAACGCCGAGGCCAATATCCACAACTGGACGCGGGAGTTCGACAAGCAGGTCGACCTGCACGTCGTCGAGATGTGGCGCCAGGGCCGTTGGAAAGAGTTCTGCGCGATGCTTCCGGACTACGCCGAACATTGCTTCGGCGAAGGCAAGATGCATGACACGGCGATGCTGCTGGGGCTGCTCGGCGGGTCGGATTACGACAAGCCCGCCGAAATCATCACTGAACCGTTCGGCAGCTCCGGCACCGGCCAGATCAACGCCATTTTTCCAGTCTGAACAGCAGCTGCAAGCCGCAAGCGACAAGCTGATCGCTTTCAACTTGCCGCTTGTCGCTCACCACTTAAAGCTGCCGACGCAGGAGGCCCCCATGCCGCACTTCATCGCCGAATACACCGACAACATCGAGCAACAAGCCAACCTGCCCGAACTCTTCGCCAAGGTCCACGCGCTGCTGGGCGACAGCGGCGTATTTCCCCTGGGCGGCATCCGCAGCCGTGGCGTGCGCCTGGACACCTGGCGCATGGCCGACGGCAAGCATGACTACGCCTTCGTGCACATGACCTTGAAAGTCGGGCATGGCCGCGATCTGGCCACCCGCCAGAAAGTCGCGGAAAAACTCTTCGAGGTCATCACCGCGCACTTCGCCGAACTCCAGGCCCAGCGCCTGCTGGCCCTGTCGTTCGAGATGATCGAGCTGCACGAACAACTCAACTTCAAGGCCAACAACGTCCATGCCTTTCTCAAGGCCCAGACAAGCTGAACCTGCCTGCCCGTTCGTCCCATCGGCCTC
Encoded proteins:
- the hpaE gene encoding 5-carboxymethyl-2-hydroxymuconate semialdehyde dehydrogenase: MIKHWINGREVESKDVFVNYNPATGDAIGEVASGGAEEVAQAVAAAKEAFPKWANTPAKERARLMRKLGELIEQNVPKLAQLETLDTGLPIHQTKNVLIPRASHNFDFFAEVCTRMDGHTYPVDDQMLNYTLYQPVGVCALVSPWNVPFMTATWKTAPCLALGNTAVLKMSELSPLTANELGRLAVEAGIPNGVLNVIQGYGATAGDALVRHPDVRAISFTGGTATGKKIMQTAGLKKYSMELGGKSPVLIFEDADLERALDAALFTIFSLNGERCTAGSRIFIQESVYAQFVAEFAARAKRLIVGDPQDPKTQVGSMITQAHYDKVTGYIRIGIEEGATLLAGGLERPANLPAHLSRGQFIQPTVFADVNNNMRIAQEEIFGPVVCLIPFKDEAEALKLANDTEYGLASYIWTQDIGKAHRLAHGIEAGMVFINSQNVRDLRQPFGGVKGSGTGREGGQYSFEVFAEIKNVCISMGSHHIPRWGG
- the hpaD gene encoding 3,4-dihydroxyphenylacetate 2,3-dioxygenase, whose protein sequence is MGEVVLAAKICHVPSMYLSELPGKHHGCRAAAIAGHKEIGRRARELGADTAVVFDVHWLVNSAYHINSGEHFKGIYTSNELPHFIKNMEYEYSGAPELGELIAAEANAADVRTLAHNIPSLELEYGTLVPMRYMHMDVPQEQKLNVVSIAAWCAWHRLQDSFTFGAAVRRAIEKSDRKVLVLASGSLSHRFSDDRNAEANIHNWTREFDKQVDLHVVEMWRQGRWKEFCAMLPDYAEHCFGEGKMHDTAMLLGLLGGSDYDKPAEIITEPFGSSGTGQINAIFPV
- a CDS encoding 5-carboxymethyl-2-hydroxymuconate Delta-isomerase, coding for MPHFIAEYTDNIEQQANLPELFAKVHALLGDSGVFPLGGIRSRGVRLDTWRMADGKHDYAFVHMTLKVGHGRDLATRQKVAEKLFEVITAHFAELQAQRLLALSFEMIELHEQLNFKANNVHAFLKAQTS